From one Lolium rigidum isolate FL_2022 chromosome 4, APGP_CSIRO_Lrig_0.1, whole genome shotgun sequence genomic stretch:
- the LOC124705924 gene encoding probable methyltransferase PMT17 — MAKDYPASPKAQHLQESKKQRLTYILVVSGLCVAFYVLGAWQNTTMPKPMGDSAISRVDCDPVAQKDGSVPSFGSASENALDFDAHHQLNLSDTEAVVQQFPVCSLNFSEYTPCEDRPRGRRFDRNMLIYRERHCPEKDEQIRCLIPAPPKYKNPFKWPQSRDFAWFDNIPHKELSIEKAVQNWIQVEGNKFRFPGGGTMFPHGADAYIDDIAKFIPLSDGKIRTAIDTGCGVASWGAYLLKRNIIAMSFAPRDTHEAQVQFALERGVPAILGVMGTQRLPYPSRAFDMAHCSRCLIPWGGHDGLYLAEVDRVLRPGGYWILSGPPINWKTHHNGWQRTEENLKQEQDKIEDVARSLCWNKVAEKEDLSIWQKPKNHLECANIKKKFKIPHICKSDNPDAAWYKKMESCLTPLPEVSNQGSIAGGDVEKWPERAFTVPPRVKRGTIPGIDGKKFEEDKKLWEKRLAYYKRTTPIAEGRYRNVMDMNANLGGFAASLIKYPVWVMNVVPVNSDKDTLGAIYERGFIGTYQDWCEAFSTYPRTYDLLHADNLFSIYQDRCDITDILLEMDRILRPEGTAIIRDTVDVLTKVQAISKRMRWESRILDHEDGPFNPEKVLVAVKTYWTADPSEHS; from the exons ATGGCCAAAGATTACCCCGCATCACCCAAGGCCCAGCACCTGCAAGAATCCAAGAAGCAGCGTCTCACCTATATTCTCGTGGTGAGCGGCCTCTGCGTCGCCTTCTACGTCCTCGGCGCATGGCAGAACACCACCATGCCAAAGCCCATGGGCGATTCAGCAATCAGCCGAGTTGATTGCGACCCCGTGGCGCAGAAAGATGGCTCGGTGCCATCTTTTGGGTCTGCGTCTGAAAATGCGCTCGATTTTGATGCGCACCACCAACTGAATCTCAGTGACACGGAGGCTGTGGTGCAGCAGTTCCCGGTGTGCTCACTCAATTTCAGTGAGTACACGCCGTGTGAGGACCGTCCACGAGGTCGGAGGTTTGATAGGAATATGCTGATATACCGAGAGAGGCACTGCCCAGAAAAGGATGAGCAGATCCGGTGCCTCATTCCAGCTCCACCAAAGTACAAGAACCCCTTCAAGTGGCCGCAGAGCAGGGACTTTGCTTGGTTTGACAATATCCCTCACAAGGAGCTCAGCATTGAGAAGGCTGTGCAGAACTGGATCCAAGTGGAGGGAAACAAGTTTCGGTTCCCCGGTGGTGGCACTATGTTTCCACATGGTGCTGATGCGTACATTGATGACATTGCTAAGTTCATCCCGTTGTCGGATGGGAAGATCAGGACGGCAATTGACACGGGCTGCGGG GTTGCTAGCTGGGGGGCTTACTTGCTGAAGAGGAATATAATTGCAATGTCATTTGCACCAAGGGACACACATGAAGCTCAGGTACAATTTGCACTGGAGCGCGGTGTCCCTGCCATCCTTGGTGTGATGGGGACACAACGATTACCTTACCCGTCTAGGGCATTTGATATGGCTCATTGTTCGCGTTGTCTGATTCCATGGGGAGGACATG ATGGACTGTACCTAGCTGAAGTCGATAGAGTTCTAAGGCCAGGGGGCTACTGGATTCTCTCTGGCCCTCCAATCAACTGGAAGACGCACCACAATGGGTGGCAGAGGACCGAGGAAAACCTGAAGCAAGAGCAAGATAAGATTGAGGATGTTGCGAGGAGCCTTTGCTGGAATAAGGTGGCTGAGAAGGAGGATCTCTCCATCTGGCAGAAGCCTAAGAACCACCTAGAGTGTGCCAACATCAAAAAGAAGTTCAAGATACCCCATATCTGCAAGAGTGACAATCCTGATGCTGCCTG GTACAAGAAGATGGAATCCTGTCTTACTCCATTGCCTGAAGTAAGCAACCAGGGTTCAATCGCTGGTGGAGATGTTGAGAAATGGCCAGAGAGAGCCTTCACAGTCCCCCCAAGGGTTAAGAGGGGTACAATTCCAGGGATAGATGGAAAGAAATTTGAGGAGGACAAGAAGTTGTGGGAGAAGAGGTTGGCGTACTATAAACGGACCACACCCATAGCAGAGGGGAGGTACAGAAATGTGATGGACATGAATGCGAACTTGGGCGGTTTTGCTGCTTCCTTAATCAAGTACCCTGTGTGGGTGATGAATGTCGTTCCAGTTAATTCAGATAAAGACACCCTTGGAGCAATTTATGAGCGGGGATTTATCGGCACGTACCAAGACTGGTGTGAAGCTTTCTCAACGTATCCGAGAACCTACGACCTTTTGCACGCTGACAATTTGTTTAGCATCTACCAGGACAG GTGTGATATAACCGACATCCTCCTGGAGATGGATAGGATACTGAGGCCGGAGGGCACCGCGATCATCCGTGACACGGTCGACGTCCTGACCAAGGTCCAGGCCATCAGCAAGCGGATGCGGTGGGAGAGCCGCATCCTGGACCATGAGGACGGGCCCTTCAACCCGGAGAAGGTCCTGGTGGCGGTCAAGACATACTGGACGGCCGACCCATCAGAGCACAGCTAG
- the LOC124705926 gene encoding auxin-responsive protein SAUR32-like, with product MPHRAEMVAPKGCVTVRVGADGEEQRRFAVPLGHLSHPLFATLLEEAEREYGFRHQGAIAIPCRVDRFVHVESVIDRDLGEHHHQHLLDLDNCGATITGGHNHSHSHSHIHLPRFVGCFRA from the coding sequence ATGCCGCACAGAGCAGAGATGGTGGCGCCCAAGGGGTGCGTGACGGTGCGCGTGGGCGCCGACGGCGAGGAGCAGCGCCGCTTCGCGGTCCCGCTGGGCCACCTCAGCCACCCGCTCTTCGCGACGCTGctcgaggaggcggagcgcgagtacGGCTTCCGGCACCAGGGCGCCATCGCCATCCCCTGCCGCGTCGACCGCTTCGTCCACGTCGAGAGCGTCATCGACCGCGACCTCGGCGAGCACCACCACCAGCACCTCCTCGACCTCGACAACTGCGGCGCCACCATCACCGGCGGCCACAACCACAGCCACAGCCACAGCCACATCCACCTGCCGCGCTTCGTCGGCTGCTTCCGCGCCTGA